The following proteins come from a genomic window of Micavibrio aeruginosavorus EPB:
- the flgH gene encoding flagellar basal body L-ring protein FlgH, whose protein sequence is MIAQTQKNRASRLALVLLMGVSLSACGASERLSNVGQAPGMSPIVNPQTQADYKPISMPMPAPEVAMQQPNSLWQSNRKSFFKDQRASNIGDILTVVIDINDEADLENKTDRTRSSSENAGLDNLLGYEASLGQILPDAIDNANLVGADADSSHAGSGKIEREEEITMKVAAIITQILPNGNMVIQGNQEVRVNFEKRILNVAGVIRPEDIAIDNSISYEKIAEARIIYGGEGQITDVQQPRYGQQVYDILFPF, encoded by the coding sequence ATGATTGCACAAACACAGAAAAATCGCGCAAGCCGCCTTGCCTTGGTCTTGCTGATGGGCGTGTCGTTGAGCGCTTGCGGTGCCAGCGAGCGCCTGTCCAATGTCGGCCAAGCCCCCGGCATGAGCCCGATCGTCAACCCGCAAACGCAGGCCGATTACAAACCGATCAGCATGCCGATGCCCGCCCCGGAAGTGGCGATGCAACAGCCGAATTCCCTGTGGCAATCCAACCGCAAGAGCTTCTTCAAGGATCAACGCGCCAGCAATATCGGCGACATCCTGACCGTGGTCATCGATATCAATGATGAAGCCGATTTGGAAAACAAAACAGACCGGACCCGCAGCTCCAGCGAAAATGCGGGGCTGGACAATTTGCTGGGTTACGAAGCATCGCTGGGCCAAATCCTGCCCGATGCGATTGACAACGCCAACCTGGTCGGTGCGGACGCCGATTCTAGCCATGCTGGCAGCGGTAAAATCGAACGTGAAGAAGAAATCACGATGAAGGTTGCCGCCATCATCACGCAAATTTTGCCCAACGGAAACATGGTGATCCAGGGCAATCAGGAAGTCCGCGTGAACTTTGAAAAACGTATTCTGAACGTCGCCGGCGTGATCCGTCCGGAAGACATTGCGATCGACAACTCGATCTCATACGAAAAAATTGCCGAAGCCCGTATCATTTATGGCGGTGAAGGACAAATTACGGATGTCCAGCAACCGCGTTACGGACAACAGGTTTACGATATTCTGTTCCCCTTCTAA
- the dksA gene encoding RNA polymerase-binding protein DksA: MATKTKAKSTDSTSTILPPDYDPKKDKGDFMNPLMLEYFRRKLIAWREELLRESSETIHNTLQSTELQKPDMADRASAETDHALELRTRDRERKLISKINEALLRIEDGSYGYCEETGEPISVARLEARPNATLSLEAQERHERMERTHRDE; the protein is encoded by the coding sequence ATGGCCACAAAAACAAAAGCAAAGAGTACCGACAGCACATCCACCATCCTGCCGCCGGATTACGATCCGAAGAAGGACAAGGGCGATTTCATGAATCCCCTGATGCTGGAATATTTTCGCCGCAAACTGATCGCCTGGCGCGAAGAGTTGTTGCGTGAATCGTCCGAAACCATTCACAACACCCTGCAAAGCACAGAATTGCAGAAGCCGGATATGGCGGACCGCGCCTCGGCGGAAACGGACCACGCGCTGGAACTGCGCACCCGTGACCGGGAACGCAAGCTGATTTCAAAAATCAACGAAGCGTTGTTGCGGATCGAAGACGGTTCCTATGGCTATTGTGAAGAAACGGGTGAACCGATTTCTGTTGCCCGTCTGGAAGCTCGCCCGAATGCGACGCTGAGCCTCGAGGCGCAGGAACGTCACGAGCGCATGGAACGCACGCACCGCGACGAATAG
- a CDS encoding flagellar assembly protein FliX, producing MKIEGPNKTSQTSSTRSKDKAGATGASFGDFMTGGTAETAAPATARAIAQVDALLAAQEVEDPAARAARRRMVGRADSVLDQLEAIRLGLLTGTLTVGDILNIADVVAQHRERIQDPGLTAILDEIDLRAQIEIAKMRMALGGSDTHPEA from the coding sequence ATGAAGATTGAAGGCCCGAATAAAACATCCCAAACCAGCTCTACCCGGTCGAAAGACAAGGCCGGCGCGACGGGGGCGTCTTTTGGCGATTTCATGACCGGGGGAACGGCGGAAACCGCCGCCCCGGCAACGGCCCGGGCGATTGCCCAGGTGGACGCGCTGTTGGCCGCGCAGGAGGTCGAAGACCCCGCCGCCCGTGCCGCACGCCGCCGTATGGTGGGCCGGGCAGATAGCGTTTTGGACCAGCTGGAGGCCATCCGTCTGGGCTTGCTGACCGGGACACTGACCGTTGGGGATATTTTGAACATTGCCGATGTTGTGGCACAGCATCGGGAACGTATTCAGGACCCCGGTTTGACCGCGATTCTGGATGAAATTGATCTGCGGGCGCAGATTGAAATTGCCAAAATGCGCATGGCGCTGGGCGGGTCCGACACCCATCCCGAGGCGTAA
- a CDS encoding flagellar basal body P-ring protein FlgI, translating to MKAIMRGLTLLGLTAILGGVMSTPAFTKTTRIKDIINIEGVRDNQLVGYGLVVGLNGTGDSLNNAPFTRQSLTAMLERLGVNVKDENLNTGNVAAVMVTATLPPFTNQGGRIDVTVSAMGDADSLQGGTLLVTPLLGADSEVYAVAQGPVNIAGFAATGAAETVTQNTPTAGRIPGGAIVERELDFQLADYTQVRLALRNPDFTTARRIASAINGFTATNVATAENAASVVLKKPSGYKGSIVDLITDVEQLPVQPDQIARVVIDERSGVIVMGSEVRINTVAIAQGNLTIKITETPQVSQPNPFAEQGETVVVPRTDVEVNNGADVRLGVLDSGVTLQDLVTGLNRLGVAPRDMITILQAIKAAGALQAEIDTL from the coding sequence ATGAAAGCAATCATGCGCGGCCTGACCCTGCTGGGTCTGACCGCCATTCTGGGCGGCGTCATGTCCACCCCCGCTTTCACCAAAACCACCCGGATCAAGGACATCATCAATATTGAAGGTGTCCGTGACAACCAATTGGTCGGTTATGGCCTGGTTGTTGGCCTGAACGGTACGGGTGATTCGTTGAACAACGCCCCGTTCACCCGCCAATCTCTGACCGCCATGCTGGAACGTCTGGGCGTCAACGTAAAAGACGAAAACCTCAACACTGGCAACGTGGCCGCCGTTATGGTCACCGCGACCCTGCCCCCCTTCACCAACCAAGGGGGCCGTATTGATGTCACCGTCTCCGCCATGGGCGATGCCGACAGCCTGCAAGGCGGGACATTGCTGGTCACGCCGTTGCTGGGTGCCGACAGCGAAGTCTATGCCGTGGCTCAGGGCCCGGTGAATATCGCTGGATTTGCCGCAACCGGTGCCGCCGAAACCGTCACACAAAACACCCCGACCGCCGGTCGTATTCCGGGCGGTGCCATTGTGGAACGCGAACTGGATTTCCAACTGGCCGATTACACGCAAGTACGTCTGGCCCTGCGCAACCCCGATTTCACAACGGCCCGCCGTATCGCCAGCGCCATTAACGGCTTCACCGCCACCAATGTGGCCACGGCCGAAAACGCCGCCAGCGTCGTCTTGAAAAAACCGTCTGGCTATAAAGGCTCGATCGTTGACCTGATCACCGATGTTGAACAATTGCCCGTACAGCCGGACCAGATCGCCCGCGTCGTCATTGATGAGCGCAGCGGTGTGATCGTCATGGGGTCCGAAGTCCGCATCAACACCGTTGCGATCGCACAAGGCAACCTGACCATCAAAATCACGGAAACGCCGCAAGTATCGCAACCAAACCCGTTCGCGGAACAAGGTGAAACCGTCGTGGTTCCGCGCACTGATGTTGAGGTCAATAACGGCGCGGATGTTCGCCTGGGCGTTCTGGACAGCGGTGTAACGCTGCAGGATCTGGTCACCGGCCTGAACCGTCTGGGCGTTGCCCCCCGCGACATGATCACCATCTTGCAGGCGATCAAGGCCGCCGGTGCCCTGCAAGCTGAAATCGACACGCTGTAA
- a CDS encoding rod-binding protein — protein MNSLMTSLTTTDAQIAMVRSQAEQAKQMAEAMKAKGIDMEKINAAAQDFEAVFIASMMKPMFEGIEPDPLFGGGNGEAIFNDLMIDEYGKNMASNGGLGIADMVRAEMIRQQEGAVQ, from the coding sequence ATGAACAGTTTGATGACATCCCTGACCACAACCGACGCCCAGATCGCCATGGTGCGCAGCCAGGCCGAACAGGCCAAGCAAATGGCCGAGGCTATGAAGGCCAAGGGCATCGACATGGAGAAGATCAACGCCGCCGCACAGGATTTCGAAGCCGTCTTCATCGCATCAATGATGAAGCCGATGTTCGAGGGGATCGAGCCCGACCCCCTGTTCGGCGGTGGCAATGGCGAAGCAATTTTTAACGACCTGATGATTGATGAATACGGCAAGAACATGGCCTCCAACGGGGGGCTGGGGATTGCCGACATGGTTCGCGCGGAAATGATCCGCCAACAAGAAGGAGCTGTACAATGA
- a CDS encoding flagellar protein FlgN: MSTPPKNFEPAITLPTDPARAMQDMMETIDSLRAVYVEENEALNAARTRDFMALQPRKLETTRAYHDGISQMIARKNDFLNVHPDLKSLFRKKQEEFTVVAEENMEALDRMRRSVNRLNERIMTAARKSMERDGVNYGAHGKMKGYHSTAPMTLNESA, from the coding sequence ATGAGCACACCACCAAAAAACTTTGAACCCGCCATCACCCTGCCCACCGATCCGGCCCGCGCCATGCAGGACATGATGGAAACCATCGATAGCCTGCGCGCCGTCTATGTCGAGGAAAACGAGGCCCTGAACGCCGCACGCACGCGCGATTTCATGGCATTGCAGCCGCGCAAGCTGGAAACCACCCGCGCCTATCACGACGGCATCAGCCAGATGATCGCGCGTAAAAACGATTTCTTGAACGTCCACCCGGATCTGAAAAGCCTGTTCCGCAAGAAGCAGGAAGAATTCACCGTCGTGGCCGAAGAAAACATGGAAGCGTTGGACCGTATGCGCCGCAGCGTTAACCGTTTGAATGAACGCATCATGACGGCTGCCCGTAAATCGATGGAACGCGACGGCGTGAACTATGGCGCCCACGGCAAAATGAAGGGCTATCACAGCACAGCCCCGATGACCCTGAACGAATCTGCGTAA